From Pontibacter actiniarum, a single genomic window includes:
- a CDS encoding TolC family protein, translating into MKLTKQLKLLLTVCLLFPTLLRAQQTAVVATDSLTLEQCVAFALEHRAEVEQALLDEAIGQREIRADLAGWFPQINANYGGTHNIKLQQQPFGDNIVTLGQKYTSNLQLEATQTLYSSELLLASKAARYTREQLEQQIINTKVNSVVAVSKAFYDVLLTREQLQILLVNLERQEKQYNDARSRYEVGLVDKTDYQRAAITLANIRSDIKRASESIEAKVAYLKQLMGFPIEQDLNLAYDYGRMEEVVLIDTTQIVNFADRIELQQLQTQRQLLQLNTAYRKWNFLPTVSAYANYNWLYFNDEFSELYSQSYPTSGVGLQVSLPIFQGGRRYQNLKIAQLREQRLDIEIENTRKEINTEYLAALADYKSDYVEWRTLQNNLELAQEVYDIIKLQYNEGVKAYVDLVVAESELRATQLNYYNALYNLLASKLDYQRALGSIDINR; encoded by the coding sequence ATGAAATTAACAAAACAACTAAAGCTATTGCTTACGGTGTGCCTGCTCTTCCCGACTTTGCTGCGGGCACAGCAGACAGCGGTTGTGGCTACCGACAGCCTGACGCTGGAGCAGTGTGTAGCTTTTGCGCTGGAGCACAGGGCCGAAGTAGAACAGGCGCTCCTCGACGAAGCTATCGGGCAGCGGGAGATCAGGGCCGACCTGGCCGGCTGGTTTCCGCAGATAAACGCGAACTACGGCGGTACGCACAACATTAAACTGCAGCAGCAGCCCTTCGGTGATAACATCGTTACGCTGGGCCAAAAGTATACTTCTAACCTGCAGCTGGAGGCAACCCAGACCCTCTACAGCAGTGAGCTTTTGCTGGCCTCCAAAGCGGCGCGCTACACCAGGGAGCAGCTCGAGCAGCAGATCATCAACACGAAGGTTAACTCGGTTGTAGCCGTTAGCAAGGCCTTCTACGATGTGCTGCTCACACGGGAGCAACTGCAGATACTGCTTGTGAACCTGGAGCGCCAGGAGAAGCAGTACAACGACGCCAGAAGCAGGTATGAGGTAGGCTTGGTAGATAAAACAGACTACCAGCGCGCGGCCATTACCCTGGCCAACATCCGCAGCGACATAAAACGCGCCTCCGAGAGCATCGAGGCGAAGGTGGCCTACCTGAAGCAGCTGATGGGCTTCCCGATTGAGCAGGACCTGAACCTGGCCTACGACTACGGCCGGATGGAGGAGGTTGTGCTGATAGACACGACCCAGATCGTGAACTTCGCAGACCGCATCGAACTGCAGCAGCTGCAGACGCAGCGTCAGTTGCTGCAGCTGAACACCGCCTATCGCAAGTGGAACTTCCTGCCAACGGTATCAGCCTACGCCAACTACAACTGGCTGTACTTTAACGATGAGTTCTCCGAGCTGTATAGCCAGTCGTACCCAACTTCCGGGGTGGGCCTGCAGGTTTCCCTGCCGATCTTCCAGGGGGGCAGAAGGTACCAGAACCTGAAGATCGCCCAGCTGCGGGAGCAGCGCCTGGACATCGAGATAGAGAACACCCGCAAGGAGATCAACACAGAGTACCTGGCTGCCCTTGCCGACTATAAAAGCGACTACGTGGAGTGGCGCACGCTGCAAAACAACCTGGAGTTGGCGCAGGAGGTGTACGATATCATCAAGCTGCAGTACAACGAAGGTGTGAAGGCGTATGTGGACCTTGTGGTGGCAGAAAGCGAACTCCGCGCCACGCAGCTCAACTACTACAACGCCTTGTACAATTTGCTGGCCAGCAAGCTGGATTACCAGCGTGCCTTGGGTAGCATAGACATCAATCGATAA
- a CDS encoding proline iminopeptidase-family hydrolase: protein MKVMFSALLLGFSVLQGCSAPAEAPATATNTTAPSYLDSSGREDELSGGARMIQITTPKGAFNVWTKRVGNSPTMKVLLLHGGPGGTHEAFECFDSYLPKEGIEYYYYDQLGSHYSDQPQDTSLWNTARFVEEVEQVRQALHLDKDNFYLLGHSWGGILAMEYALKYQQHLKGLIISNMMSSVPAYNAYAEEVLGPQMDPQVLAELKQIEANGDFYNPRYMELLLPNFYTKHALRMPIERWPDPVNRMFNHMNQTVYVQMQGHSEFGITGNASLKNWDRSADLPKITVPTLTIGGQHDTMDPEHMKWMAGQLPKGSYLHCPSGSHMAMYDDQKTYFSGLTKFIKAVDEGSEKP, encoded by the coding sequence ATGAAAGTAATGTTCTCTGCCCTACTCCTGGGCTTCAGCGTCCTGCAGGGTTGCTCAGCTCCGGCCGAGGCCCCGGCAACGGCAACCAACACGACCGCACCTTCTTACCTGGACAGCTCCGGCAGAGAGGATGAGTTGAGCGGCGGAGCCAGAATGATCCAAATCACGACGCCAAAAGGAGCCTTCAATGTCTGGACAAAGCGGGTCGGCAACAGCCCTACCATGAAAGTGCTGCTGCTACACGGCGGCCCCGGTGGCACACACGAAGCCTTTGAGTGCTTCGACAGCTACCTGCCAAAGGAAGGCATCGAGTACTATTATTACGACCAGCTGGGCTCCCACTACAGCGACCAGCCCCAGGACACCAGCCTCTGGAACACGGCACGCTTTGTAGAGGAGGTGGAGCAGGTGCGCCAGGCGCTGCACCTCGACAAGGACAACTTTTACCTGCTGGGGCACTCGTGGGGCGGCATACTGGCCATGGAGTACGCCTTAAAGTACCAGCAGCACCTCAAAGGGCTGATCATCTCCAACATGATGTCGAGCGTGCCGGCCTATAACGCGTATGCCGAGGAAGTACTGGGCCCGCAGATGGACCCGCAGGTGCTGGCCGAGCTGAAGCAGATAGAGGCCAACGGGGATTTCTACAACCCCCGGTACATGGAGTTGTTGCTGCCGAACTTTTACACCAAGCACGCGCTGCGCATGCCGATAGAGAGGTGGCCGGACCCTGTAAACCGTATGTTCAACCACATGAACCAGACAGTGTATGTGCAGATGCAGGGCCACAGCGAGTTCGGTATCACCGGCAATGCTTCCCTGAAAAACTGGGACCGCTCTGCCGACCTTCCTAAAATCACCGTCCCGACCTTAACCATCGGCGGCCAGCACGACACCATGGACCCTGAACACATGAAGTGGATGGCAGGCCAGCTACCCAAGGGGAGCTACCTGCACTGCCCCTCCGGTAGCCACATGGCCATGTACGACGACCAGAAAACATACTTTAGCGGCCTGACCAAGTTCATCAAAGCCGTAGATGAGGGCTCTGAAAAGCCCTAG
- a CDS encoding efflux RND transporter periplasmic adaptor subunit gives MKNRYAWLLSAVISPVILSSCGGDEAGQQQMNPAAMAVPVNTYQVSEQSVTGKDTYPGTVVPLQEVELRPQVSGYITNIYVEDGQRVKQGQKLYEIDQSKYQAGLQQARANLQSAKANLARVQKDLERYERLAERDAIAKQQVDYARTEVQTAKAQVASAEAQVQSASTDVGYAVINAPFSGTIGISQVRVGAQVSPGQPLLNTISSMDPIAVDFAINEQEIPRFVKLQQGNQPDSLFTLTLNNGEKYPHNGKLLAIDRAIGRQSGTTTVRVQFPNPNAVLIPGMTVTVNVLNQDIGDQLVIPNKAVAEQLGEFYVYVVQGDSVVQQNVQLGTRVNGNVVVREGLKEGQQIVVEGIQRLRQGAKVQVGAPQGGQPQAAGGKQ, from the coding sequence ATGAAGAATAGATACGCATGGCTGCTTTCAGCCGTCATTAGCCCGGTTATACTTTCATCCTGCGGTGGAGATGAGGCAGGCCAGCAGCAGATGAACCCTGCCGCGATGGCGGTTCCTGTGAACACCTACCAGGTGTCGGAGCAAAGTGTTACAGGTAAAGATACCTATCCCGGAACGGTGGTGCCGCTGCAGGAAGTGGAGCTTCGCCCGCAGGTGTCCGGCTACATCACCAACATTTATGTGGAGGATGGCCAGCGCGTAAAGCAGGGCCAAAAGCTTTACGAAATAGACCAGAGCAAGTACCAGGCAGGCTTACAGCAGGCCCGGGCAAACCTGCAGAGCGCCAAAGCTAACCTGGCCAGGGTGCAGAAAGACCTGGAGCGCTACGAAAGGCTGGCTGAGCGCGACGCGATTGCCAAACAGCAGGTAGACTACGCCCGCACGGAGGTGCAGACGGCCAAGGCACAGGTGGCCTCGGCTGAGGCACAGGTGCAGAGCGCTTCCACAGACGTTGGCTACGCCGTGATCAACGCACCATTCAGCGGTACCATCGGCATCTCGCAGGTGCGCGTGGGAGCGCAGGTTTCGCCTGGGCAGCCGCTGCTGAACACCATCTCTTCGATGGACCCCATCGCTGTGGACTTCGCCATTAACGAGCAGGAGATTCCGCGCTTCGTAAAGCTGCAGCAGGGCAACCAGCCGGACTCACTCTTCACCCTTACCCTGAACAACGGTGAAAAGTACCCGCACAACGGCAAACTGTTAGCCATTGACAGAGCCATCGGGCGCCAGTCTGGCACGACTACGGTGCGTGTGCAGTTCCCGAACCCGAACGCCGTGCTGATACCGGGCATGACGGTGACGGTGAACGTGCTGAACCAGGATATCGGGGATCAGCTGGTGATACCGAACAAGGCTGTTGCTGAGCAGCTGGGCGAGTTCTATGTGTATGTAGTGCAGGGAGACTCTGTGGTGCAGCAGAACGTGCAGCTGGGCACGCGCGTGAACGGAAACGTGGTGGTGCGCGAAGGCCTGAAAGAAGGGCAGCAGATCGTAGTGGAAGGTATCCAGCGACTGCGCCAGGGCGCCAAAGTACAGGTAGGCGCCCCGCAGGGCGGCCAGCCTCAGGCAGCCGGCGGCAAGCAGTAA
- a CDS encoding PAS domain-containing sensor histidine kinase encodes MNVEPDAVSSYSPSETTLDQYRILVESIADYAIFLLDTTGHVVTWNTGARQVEQYEAEEIIGKHFSVFYTAEDKATDSAAKELAEAKIRGRYEDEGWRVKKDGSVFWSNVVIAPVYNPDAELSGYSVVVRDLSEKKKEDDDLYRAYQELKESEERFRLLIEGVTDYAILMLDPAGNVATWNEGARRMKGYEAEEIIGKYFSKFYNRESILQGFPDHELRQAKANGSFEDNGWRYRKDGTAFWANTVLTAIYNADKELIGFSKITRDLTEKLRMEQQLFQINEELKESEEKSRLLIDSVKDYAILMLNPEGIVMSWNVGAERIKGYAAKEIIGRHFSTFYTREAIEKGFPQYELRKALEFGHFEDEGWRIRKGGNAFWANVVITPVYNSDNRLLGFAKITRDLTERRRNEELMLKNKELVKINNELDNFVYAASHDLKAPITNLEGLLTALEEDLGQDRGKHEAILRLMEGSIGKLKDVIADLSDVTKLNHAEATAESVHIPGLLEEIKGSLDPMLKRSKAEIAIEDLAFDRLSYPRKNLRSILFNLVSNAVKYSDPQRKPIIKISSSITSDGDYVLSVADNGLGVAPRQVGKIFSLFKRAHGHVEGSGIGLYLVKRILDNSGDSIMVDSKEGVGSTFRVYFKQQDTPAEVKK; translated from the coding sequence ATGAACGTAGAACCTGACGCCGTATCGTCCTACAGCCCCAGTGAAACTACGCTGGACCAATACCGGATCTTAGTTGAAAGTATCGCCGACTACGCTATCTTCCTTCTTGACACCACAGGCCATGTGGTTACCTGGAACACCGGCGCCAGGCAGGTAGAACAGTACGAAGCGGAAGAGATCATTGGAAAGCATTTCTCCGTATTCTATACAGCCGAGGATAAGGCAACTGACAGCGCCGCCAAAGAGCTGGCAGAGGCCAAAATTAGAGGGAGGTATGAGGATGAGGGCTGGCGCGTCAAGAAGGACGGCTCTGTGTTCTGGTCCAATGTGGTGATTGCCCCGGTGTACAACCCGGATGCGGAGCTGAGCGGCTACTCTGTCGTCGTACGTGACCTGTCGGAGAAGAAGAAGGAGGATGATGACCTGTACCGGGCTTACCAGGAGCTGAAGGAAAGCGAGGAAAGGTTCCGGCTCCTGATCGAGGGCGTGACCGACTATGCTATTCTTATGCTGGACCCCGCCGGTAACGTGGCTACCTGGAATGAGGGGGCCAGGCGCATGAAAGGCTATGAAGCCGAGGAGATTATCGGGAAGTACTTCTCCAAGTTCTATAACCGCGAATCGATTCTGCAGGGCTTCCCGGATCATGAGCTGAGGCAGGCAAAGGCAAACGGCAGCTTTGAGGATAACGGCTGGCGCTACCGCAAAGACGGCACCGCCTTCTGGGCCAACACCGTACTCACGGCTATTTACAACGCCGATAAGGAGCTGATAGGCTTCTCAAAAATTACGCGCGACCTGACGGAAAAACTGCGGATGGAGCAGCAGCTGTTTCAGATAAATGAGGAGCTGAAGGAAAGCGAGGAAAAAAGCCGCCTGCTGATAGACAGCGTGAAGGACTACGCTATTCTGATGCTGAACCCGGAGGGCATCGTGATGAGCTGGAATGTGGGGGCGGAGCGGATAAAAGGCTACGCGGCAAAGGAGATCATCGGAAGGCACTTCTCTACTTTTTATACGCGCGAGGCGATCGAGAAAGGCTTTCCGCAGTATGAGCTGAGAAAGGCGCTGGAGTTCGGCCACTTTGAGGATGAGGGCTGGCGTATCCGCAAGGGCGGGAATGCCTTCTGGGCGAACGTGGTGATCACACCGGTCTATAACTCAGACAACAGGCTGCTGGGCTTTGCCAAAATTACCCGCGACCTGACGGAGCGCCGCCGCAATGAGGAGCTCATGCTGAAGAACAAAGAGCTGGTGAAGATCAACAACGAGCTCGATAACTTCGTTTACGCTGCCTCGCACGACCTGAAGGCCCCGATCACCAACCTCGAGGGCCTGCTGACGGCGCTGGAAGAGGACCTGGGCCAGGACCGGGGGAAGCATGAGGCCATCCTGCGCCTGATGGAGGGCTCTATCGGCAAGCTGAAAGACGTTATCGCTGACCTGTCCGACGTTACCAAACTTAACCACGCGGAGGCAACCGCTGAAAGCGTGCACATCCCCGGCTTGCTGGAAGAGATAAAGGGCAGCCTGGACCCGATGCTGAAGAGGAGCAAAGCCGAAATCGCTATCGAGGACCTTGCGTTTGACAGGCTGAGCTACCCGCGGAAAAACCTGCGCAGCATTCTGTTTAACCTCGTGTCCAATGCCGTGAAGTACTCTGACCCGCAGCGCAAGCCGATTATAAAGATAAGCAGCAGCATTACCAGTGACGGGGACTATGTGCTTTCGGTGGCGGATAATGGCTTGGGTGTTGCCCCGCGGCAGGTCGGGAAGATCTTCTCTTTGTTTAAGCGTGCCCACGGCCACGTAGAGGGGTCCGGCATTGGCCTGTACCTTGTGAAGAGGATTCTCGATAACTCCGGGGACAGTATTATGGTGGACAGTAAGGAGGGGGTGGGCTCTACCTTCAGGGTCTACTTTAAGCAGCAAGATACCCCTGCCGAAGTTAAAAAGTAA
- a CDS encoding FUSC family protein translates to MLKELFALKETDRKWHLPVVAGLCIGVPVLVGYFTGNMQSGKLASMAALVILYIQSQNIARRMIVLMACSFGIMVSFTVGFVFGFDPLVASLVLGIYAFTVHLVLYYLKMVRPPGNFFFIMTASVAISMPHNLATVPHNIGLAGIGTMFACTLGLIYSIITLRKSPADNEVITLSKNRYVNFVESVTFGFFVGLSLLLAYLLELDTPYWVPTSCAAVMQGVSVSHIWQRSAQRILGTFIGLGLTWAVLLLNPSLLAICIGIILLQIIVEFLVVRNYALAVIFITILTIFLAETGTALTADPTQLIKARFFDILIGSVVGALGGVLLYNEKLQYLATRQMRKTRINMLRRK, encoded by the coding sequence ATGCTTAAAGAACTCTTTGCACTAAAAGAAACAGACAGGAAGTGGCACTTGCCCGTTGTGGCGGGGCTTTGTATCGGTGTGCCCGTGCTGGTGGGCTACTTTACCGGGAACATGCAGAGTGGCAAACTGGCCTCCATGGCAGCCCTGGTTATACTTTACATTCAGTCCCAGAACATCGCCCGAAGGATGATTGTACTGATGGCCTGCTCCTTTGGCATTATGGTGTCGTTCACCGTGGGGTTTGTTTTCGGTTTTGATCCTTTGGTCGCCTCCCTTGTGCTTGGCATCTATGCCTTTACGGTGCACCTGGTGCTGTACTACCTTAAAATGGTGCGCCCGCCCGGTAACTTTTTCTTTATCATGACTGCGTCTGTGGCCATTTCGATGCCGCATAACCTGGCGACCGTACCCCATAACATCGGGCTGGCAGGAATCGGGACCATGTTTGCCTGCACCCTGGGGCTTATCTACAGCATCATTACCCTGCGCAAGTCGCCGGCAGACAACGAGGTGATTACCCTGTCTAAAAACCGGTACGTTAACTTTGTTGAGTCGGTAACGTTCGGCTTTTTTGTCGGCCTCTCGCTGCTGCTGGCTTACCTGCTGGAGCTGGACACCCCTTACTGGGTTCCTACCTCGTGTGCCGCCGTTATGCAGGGCGTTAGCGTGAGCCACATCTGGCAGCGGAGTGCCCAGCGCATTTTAGGCACTTTCATCGGTCTGGGCCTGACCTGGGCCGTTCTGCTGCTCAACCCGTCCCTGCTGGCCATCTGCATCGGCATTATCCTGCTGCAAATAATTGTGGAGTTCCTGGTGGTGCGCAACTATGCCCTTGCCGTTATCTTTATCACCATACTCACCATCTTCCTGGCCGAGACGGGCACCGCGTTAACCGCAGACCCGACCCAGCTGATCAAAGCGCGCTTCTTTGACATCCTGATCGGGAGCGTGGTGGGGGCTTTGGGCGGTGTGCTGCTGTACAACGAAAAGCTGCAGTACCTGGCAACGCGTCAAATGCGGAAGACGCGCATCAACATGCTCCGGCGCAAATAA
- a CDS encoding TetR/AcrR family transcriptional regulator, giving the protein MEPIAEKKKAIFESTLELVTEHGFHGTPMSLVAKRAGVAAGTIYHYFESKEKLICELFEYVRKQAVEVVLKEVQSDLPFKDCFFNLWFSLFSFYKENQNVLKFFEQFTNSPYNTEIAVLGQDEFHRLLFRFFERGIQEGHLRDISPKILGVLAHSNIISTVKVQVTGRWEVQDGELEVIPQILWDGMRDR; this is encoded by the coding sequence ATGGAACCGATAGCAGAAAAGAAAAAAGCGATTTTTGAAAGCACGCTGGAGCTGGTAACAGAGCACGGTTTTCATGGTACGCCCATGAGTTTGGTGGCAAAGCGGGCAGGGGTAGCGGCCGGTACCATCTACCACTACTTCGAGAGCAAGGAGAAGTTGATCTGCGAGCTGTTCGAGTACGTGCGCAAGCAGGCCGTGGAAGTGGTGCTGAAGGAAGTGCAGAGCGACCTGCCGTTCAAAGACTGCTTCTTTAACCTCTGGTTCAGTCTTTTTTCCTTCTATAAGGAGAACCAGAACGTGTTAAAGTTCTTCGAGCAGTTTACTAACTCCCCCTACAATACAGAGATCGCCGTGCTGGGGCAGGATGAGTTTCACCGCCTGCTGTTCCGTTTCTTCGAGCGGGGCATCCAGGAGGGGCACCTGCGCGACATAAGCCCTAAGATCCTGGGCGTGCTGGCCCACAGCAACATCATCTCCACGGTTAAGGTCCAGGTAACCGGCCGGTGGGAGGTGCAGGACGGCGAACTGGAGGTTATCCCGCAGATTCTCTGGGACGGCATGCGGGACAGGTAA
- a CDS encoding DoxX family protein: MNVAHEIHRPDRVNSANNPLWMDGLRVVLGLFLFVKGIMFLEHTSDVFYIFSSSQEILSAGRASLLTSIVHIVGGLMIAFGALTRLAVLCQFPILIGAMLIVNPQRGVNLGNGELLLSALVTALLLFFMIVGPGRYSVDNKVFRPKQRAA; this comes from the coding sequence ATGAATGTTGCACACGAAATCCACCGCCCTGACCGAGTAAACAGCGCCAACAATCCTCTGTGGATGGACGGCTTACGCGTCGTTCTCGGGCTTTTTCTGTTTGTAAAGGGTATTATGTTCCTGGAGCACACGTCTGATGTGTTCTACATCTTCAGCTCCAGCCAGGAGATTCTCTCGGCCGGAAGGGCAAGTTTGCTGACCAGTATCGTGCACATTGTTGGAGGGCTTATGATTGCCTTCGGCGCGCTGACACGCCTGGCCGTGCTCTGCCAGTTCCCGATCCTGATCGGGGCGATGCTGATTGTAAACCCGCAGCGCGGGGTAAACCTGGGTAACGGCGAGTTGCTGCTTTCAGCGCTCGTAACAGCGCTGCTGCTGTTCTTTATGATCGTGGGCCCGGGCCGCTACTCCGTCGACAACAAGGTGTTTCGTCCGAAACAACGTGCGGCTTAG
- a CDS encoding efflux RND transporter permease subunit: MISDVFIKRPVTSIVISIVIVLVGVLAMMNLPVTQYPDISPPTVSVTANYTGADAQTVEQTLATPVETQINGTPGMAYITSTNTSTGQLNMTVTFEVGTDIDIATLDVQNRASIAEPSLPEEVRRLGVTVRKRNPSIMMVIGIYSPDRTHDVQYLDNYTNIYVKDALMRVEGVGDITSIGQDFSMRLWLQPDKLAQYNIGASEIMAAIQEQNVQVAAGTVGAAPQYDNQAFQYPITVTGRLQTQDEFGDIIVRTNPADGSVVYLRDVARIEFGQFDYGRSATINGNPATMMLIYQAPGSNALETAEGIYAALDELKKSFPADVDYIVSFETVSVVQVSINEVVHTLIEALILVIIVVFLFLQSWRATLVPILAIPVSIIGTFIFFIPLGFTINTLTLFGFVLSIGIVVDDAIVVVEAVQHYIDHERISAREATRKAMKDITAPVIAIALILAAVFIPVGFIPGIVGRLYQQFAITIAISVLISAFVALTLTPALCSLMLKPMNVNPDSRGINKFFYKFNNWFARVTESYSVGVRKSIKATPLVLIILVCIYVGTAGMFVTKPSGFIPTEDEGRLFVSVELPEGSSKSRTEAILAEMGEIMATVPAVKNYTAISGLNAINFSFKSNSGTYFLQLKPWDERESEADQLAGVMATLQQRFAALKEANVLVVAPPAIPGLGQSGGFSFVLQQRQAGDVKELERVMGQFLGAANARPEIAMAYSFFNARTPGYHVEVDREKAKRLGVNIADIYSTMATYMGSRYVNDFTRYGRNFRVVAQADTSYRMDIGDLRQYYVMNRQGESVPLSALVTTEVEERAAVISHYNLFRSVDINGSAAPGYSSGQALQALEEVAAEVLPAGYGYEFTGLSREELAAGSSTIYIFSLSIILVLLLLAALYESWSVPFSILFAIPLGMFGAILALTLLPKLDNNVYAQVGMITLIGLAAKNAILIVEFAKERVDRGMELLEATIEAVKLRLRPIIMTSLAFILGVVPLALASGAGAVSRQTIGWVVIGGMLAATFLAIFVVPVLYVVITRLAYGKKGLAELRAQANNRPEDGGGSPEYVNP; the protein is encoded by the coding sequence ATGATTTCAGATGTATTTATAAAAAGGCCCGTCACCTCTATAGTGATCTCTATAGTGATCGTGCTGGTGGGGGTGCTGGCTATGATGAACCTGCCTGTTACGCAGTACCCGGATATTTCACCGCCTACGGTGTCGGTAACTGCGAACTATACAGGGGCCGACGCGCAGACGGTGGAGCAGACACTGGCTACACCGGTAGAAACGCAGATCAACGGTACGCCGGGTATGGCTTACATTACCTCTACCAACACCAGTACCGGCCAGCTGAACATGACGGTTACCTTCGAGGTAGGAACCGACATTGACATTGCCACGCTGGACGTGCAGAACCGCGCCAGCATTGCGGAGCCAAGCCTGCCGGAAGAGGTAAGACGCCTCGGGGTGACGGTGCGTAAGCGTAACCCGAGTATCATGATGGTGATCGGTATTTACTCGCCGGACAGAACCCATGACGTGCAGTACCTGGACAACTACACCAACATCTATGTAAAAGACGCGTTGATGCGTGTGGAGGGTGTGGGTGACATTACTTCCATCGGGCAGGACTTCAGTATGCGCCTGTGGCTGCAGCCGGATAAACTGGCGCAGTACAACATCGGTGCCAGCGAGATTATGGCTGCCATTCAGGAGCAGAACGTGCAGGTGGCTGCCGGTACCGTGGGTGCCGCCCCGCAGTACGACAACCAGGCTTTCCAGTACCCGATCACGGTGACAGGCCGCCTGCAGACGCAGGACGAGTTCGGCGACATTATTGTGCGCACCAACCCGGCCGACGGCTCTGTTGTGTACCTGCGCGATGTGGCGAGAATCGAGTTCGGCCAGTTTGACTATGGCCGTTCGGCTACCATTAACGGTAACCCGGCCACCATGATGCTGATTTACCAGGCACCGGGCAGTAACGCCCTGGAAACGGCCGAAGGTATCTACGCAGCCCTGGATGAGCTGAAAAAGTCTTTCCCAGCCGATGTGGACTACATTGTTTCGTTCGAGACAGTGTCTGTGGTGCAGGTGTCGATCAACGAGGTGGTGCACACCCTGATTGAGGCCCTCATCCTGGTGATCATCGTGGTGTTCCTGTTCCTGCAGAGCTGGCGTGCAACGCTGGTGCCGATCCTGGCGATACCAGTTTCTATCATCGGTACCTTTATCTTCTTCATCCCGCTTGGCTTTACCATCAACACCCTGACCTTGTTCGGCTTCGTGTTATCGATCGGTATTGTGGTGGACGACGCCATTGTGGTGGTGGAAGCGGTGCAGCATTACATCGACCATGAGCGCATCTCGGCACGCGAGGCAACACGCAAGGCCATGAAAGATATCACGGCTCCGGTAATTGCCATTGCCCTGATACTGGCAGCGGTGTTTATTCCGGTAGGCTTTATCCCGGGCATTGTGGGCCGTCTGTATCAGCAGTTCGCCATTACCATTGCCATCTCGGTGCTTATCTCTGCCTTTGTGGCCCTTACGCTAACGCCTGCGCTTTGCTCGCTGATGCTGAAGCCGATGAACGTGAACCCTGACTCCAGGGGCATCAACAAGTTCTTCTATAAGTTTAACAACTGGTTTGCCCGCGTTACGGAGTCCTACTCGGTAGGTGTGCGCAAGAGCATCAAGGCCACGCCGCTGGTGCTGATCATCCTGGTGTGTATCTATGTGGGTACCGCAGGTATGTTTGTGACCAAGCCATCGGGCTTTATACCTACTGAGGACGAGGGACGTCTGTTTGTGTCCGTGGAACTTCCGGAAGGCTCCTCTAAGAGCAGAACCGAAGCCATACTTGCGGAAATGGGTGAGATAATGGCTACAGTGCCTGCCGTGAAGAACTACACGGCTATTTCCGGCCTGAACGCCATTAACTTCTCCTTTAAGTCGAACAGCGGTACTTACTTCCTGCAGCTGAAGCCGTGGGACGAAAGAGAGAGCGAAGCTGACCAGCTGGCCGGTGTAATGGCTACCCTGCAGCAGCGCTTTGCCGCACTGAAAGAGGCAAACGTACTGGTGGTAGCGCCGCCTGCGATTCCAGGCCTTGGCCAGTCAGGCGGTTTCAGCTTTGTGCTGCAGCAGCGCCAGGCCGGCGATGTGAAGGAGTTGGAGAGGGTGATGGGCCAGTTCCTGGGAGCAGCCAACGCCCGACCTGAGATTGCGATGGCCTATAGCTTCTTTAACGCCAGAACGCCGGGCTACCACGTAGAGGTAGACCGTGAGAAGGCGAAGCGACTGGGGGTAAACATTGCGGATATATACTCTACCATGGCAACGTACATGGGTAGCCGCTACGTGAACGACTTCACCCGATACGGCCGGAACTTCCGCGTGGTAGCACAGGCAGATACATCCTACAGAATGGATATCGGCGACCTGAGACAGTACTATGTGATGAACAGGCAAGGTGAGTCGGTGCCGCTGAGCGCCCTGGTAACTACGGAGGTGGAAGAGAGAGCCGCTGTGATTTCGCACTACAACCTGTTCCGCTCCGTGGATATTAACGGTAGCGCCGCCCCTGGCTACAGTAGTGGCCAGGCCCTGCAGGCACTGGAAGAAGTGGCCGCAGAGGTATTGCCGGCAGGTTACGGCTACGAGTTTACGGGGCTGAGCCGCGAGGAACTTGCAGCAGGAAGCAGTACGATCTACATCTTCTCGCTGTCGATTATACTTGTACTGCTGTTGCTGGCCGCGCTGTATGAAAGCTGGTCGGTGCCGTTCTCGATCCTGTTCGCTATTCCGTTGGGTATGTTTGGTGCCATTCTGGCGCTTACGCTGCTACCTAAGCTGGATAACAACGTATACGCCCAGGTTGGTATGATCACTCTGATTGGTCTGGCTGCGAAAAACGCCATTCTGATTGTGGAGTTCGCCAAAGAGCGTGTGGACCGTGGCATGGAGCTGCTTGAGGCAACCATCGAGGCGGTGAAGCTGCGTCTGCGGCCGATCATCATGACCTCCCTGGCCTTTATACTTGGTGTGGTTCCGTTGGCGCTCGCTTCGGGTGCCGGTGCGGTGTCTCGCCAGACGATCGGCTGGGTAGTAATTGGCGGTATGCTTGCCGCTACGTTCCTGGCCATCTTTGTGGTGCCGGTGCTGTACGTGGTTATTACCCGACTGGCCTACGGTAAGAAAGGATTGGCAGAGCTGCGTGCGCAGGCTAACAACCGACCGGAAGACGGCGGCGGTTCACCTGAGTATGTTAACCCATAA